A region from the Dysidea avara chromosome 15, odDysAvar1.4, whole genome shotgun sequence genome encodes:
- the LOC136245923 gene encoding uncharacterized protein, whose amino-acid sequence MAELARKKKICGGHRASATRMVTQVLDAIEHPDNPESTLTKLKQCKAALEEKLDTVKQLDADILDEVDETDVENEIDQADVFKEKVQRAIIDATSAITAKEVPVRGHSSIVTPPPPPTLPTATTRVKLPKLSLKRFNGNLTKWSTFWDSFESSIHQNSDLSSIDKFAYLNSLVEGSAAEAISGLRITATNYDGAIAILQKRFGDKKQIIAKHMDTLINLDAVASQNNIKALRQLYDSIEAQVRGFKALGIESDSYGSLLSSVLMNKLPPELRLIVSREVKDRQWELDELMRIIEGEIEARERASGTNAKFNKMPVRAPPPTTAALMAGGGASIVSCCFCRQSHASASCSTVPDVAERKLVLRRSGRCFVCLKKYHMSRDCRSRLRCSNCNGRHHVSICSETSRPINRVPKAPVDSGLTTHDRARNPPAPQTAPPSGNSTSNFTSDTASLYCGSLKTPVLLQTAKAQVFRPDHPQGTRNVRLIFDSGSQRSYITDKLKEALSLRPRQAESMIIKTFGSSKGERQLCDVVSIGLYTKNESMIELSLLSVPSICEPLSCQPVIHASKTFQYLSRLDLADHCSKEDCLEIDILIGCDHYWKLVTGQTLREADGPVAVNTKLGWVLSGPVHGLLCTATPVNLVITHTLLVDVYTVDYSLQELDRTLKKFWDLESLGVKQNEPSVYQDFQKDITFRDGRYEVSLPWKQSHPTLPDHYEFALKRLGGLLKRLRHTPSVLCQYDAVIKDQLSRGIIEPVDELKAPSHQVHYLPHHAVIRSDKETTKLRVVYDASARTDGPALNDCLYTGPKFGQKIMDIIVRFQFHKVALVADIEKAFLMVSVCPKDRDALRFLWVDSVNERTPKVLTFRFSRVVFGVSSSPFLLNATIRHHLEKYNDVHPEFVQRFLRSVYVDDVSFGADCDDDAYELYLRSKQILSEGGFNLRKFITNSANLQQKMNMKESHSTVDAEGGPVKEEDKTYIWGEDELLFDLNELAILISTIEPTKRHIVGVTAKFYDPLGFVSPVIVRFKILFQELCSSKVDWDVPLSGHLLDKWRALVSGFQGITTSIPRCYFTLLDKASSRCSLQGFCDASSAAYAAVVYLRIEGSAGTVANFVASKTRVAPTSKLSIPRLEFLSSLLLANLISNISAALTTEFLLQEPCCCYTDSKVALYWIRGTTKEWKPFVENRVNEVRRLVPSEYWKHCPGQENPADLPSRGIAPTELVTSKLWRHGPDWLVDTRFIIEEEELCMPEECTKEVRVTHCYLACNSSTWDLCNIGKLVDCEKFSQMRRLLRVTAYVIKFANLFKMKGNNMDNGMELTTSELMRAEDLWVKKSQGSLLQHKSFRAWEQQFHLFLDSGVWRCKGRIDNAQVPYCTRYPALLDKEHRFTQLVVENAHKRVLHNGVKETLTEIRSKFWIARGRQFVRQVLLNCTVCRKTECKPYPVPPAPPLPDFRVREAPAFSYTGVDLAGPLYIKDKGINTNNKVWICLYTCCVTRAVHLEIVPRMTAEAFIRSFKRFTARRGFPVMMISDNAKTFKSAAKTVRSVIDDREVQQYLTGLKTEWFFNLERAPWWGGIFERMVKSTKRCLKKTIGKAKLAYDELLIALTEVEMILNSRPLSYVSTEDIEEPLTPSHLMTGRRLLSLPDAVHYRRPTKDSEFRVDVCHETVNQRMRHLNCTLNHFWRRWRTEYLLQLRECHSYDKSGVKNREPKVGEVVLLWSDSKLRGLWKLARVQQILRSRDGQVRGTVLQLPSGESGSNILRRPLQYMYPLEVDCNRDDTVESGMNVLETDRRIDETPNTGSDLAVQQVRTPNTNRPKRAAARKG is encoded by the exons ATGGCGGAATTAGCTCGTAAGAAGAAAATCTGTGGAGGCCATCGAGCGTCAGCCACTAGAATGGTCACACAGGTACTCGATGCGATAGAACACCCGGACAACCCGGAGTCAACCTTGACTAAGCTTAAACAATGTAAGGCGGCGCTTGAAGAAAAGCTAGATACTGTGAAACAGCTTGATGCTGATATTCTTGATGAGGTGGACGAAACTGATGTAGAAAATGAAATTGATCAGGCCGATGTCTTTAAAGAGAAGGTACAGAGGGCAATCATTGATGCAACGAGTGCAATTACAGCAAAGGAAGTACCAGTAAGAGGGCACTCATCCATTGtcacaccaccaccaccacctacTCTTCCGACTGCAACAACCCGAGTTAAGTTACCAAAATTGTCATTAAAAAGGTTTAATGGTAACTTGACCAAATGGTCCACGTTCTGGGATTCCTTTGAATCCTCAATACATCAGAATTCGGATTTGTCTTCAATCGATAAGTTTGCATATTTGAACTCCTTGGTGGAAGGATCAGCAGCTGAGGCAATATCCGGTTTGAGAATCACAGCTACAAACTACGATGGAGCTATTGCTATATTGCAGAAGCGTTTTGGCGACAAGAAGCAGATAATCGCCAAGCACATGGACACTTTGATAAATCTTGATGCTGTCGCTTCACAGAATAACATTAAGGCTCTCCGTCAGTTGTATGACTCAATTGAAGCACAGGTTAGAGGCTTTAAGGCCTTGGGTATAGAATCAGATTCTTATGGCAGCCTTTTGTCGTCTGTGCTCATGAACAAACTTCCTCCTGAGCTACGCCTCATTGTTAGCCGTGAAGTGAAGGACAGACAGTGGGAGTTGGATGAATTGATGAGGATTATTGAAGGAGAGATAGAAGCTAGAGAGAGAGCATCCGGCACTAACGCAAAGTTTAACAAGATGCCAGTTAGAGCACCCCCTCCTACTACTGCTGCACTGATGGCAGGAGGTGGAGCTTCAATAGTTAGTTGCTGTTTTTGTCGCCAATCACATGCTTCGGCTTCATGTTCAACAGTACCAGACGTGGCTGAACGAAAACTTGTGCTTAGAAGATCAGGCAGGTGCTTTGTGTGCCTGAAGAAGTATCATATGAGCCGTGACTGCCGATCACGTTTAAGGTGTAGCAATTGTAATGGCAGACACCATGTCAGCATCTGCTCTGAAACATCACGACCTATAAACCGGGTACCTAAAGCTCCTGTCGATTCAGGCCTGACTACACATGACCGGGCAAGAAATCCCCCAGCACCTCAGACAGCCCCGCCCTCCGGTAATTCAACATCCAACTTCACATCAGACACAGCTTCACTTTATTGTGGAAGTTTAAAAACACCAGTCTTGTTGCAAACTGCTAAAGCCCAGGTTTTTAGACCTGATCACCCACAAGGCACAAGGAATGTACGGTTAATCTTTGACAGTGGAAGCCAGAGATCGTACATCACTGACAAGTTAAAGGAAGCTCTGTCTCTGAGACCAAGACAAGCCGAGTCGATGATAATTAAAACGTTTGGTTCCAGCAAGGGTGAAAGACAGTTATGTGatgtggtctctattggacttTACACGAAGAATGAGAGTATGATTGAGCTTTCTCTGCTGTCAGTGCCTTCAATCTGTGAGCCTCTTTCCTGTCAACCTGTGATACATGCAAGCAAGACCTTTCAATACTTATCACGCTTGGATCTTGCTGACCACTGTTCCAAAGAGGATTGCTTGGAGATAGACATCTTGATTGGGTGTGATCATTATTGGAAGCTAGTTACTGGACAGACCCTTCGCGAAGCAGATGGCCCAGTAGCAGTTAATACTAAACTTGGGTGGGTGTTATCTGGTCCAGTGCACGGATTATTATGTACGGCGACTCCCGTGAATCTTGTTATCACCCACACCTTGTTAGTGGATGTGTACACTGTGGATTATAGTTTACAGGAACTTGACCGTACCCTTAAGAAGTTTTGGGATTTGGAATCACTCGGAGTAAAGCAGAACGAGCCATCTGTTTATCAAGACTTTCAGAAAGATATTACCTTTCGAGATGGGAGGTATGAGGTCTCTCTCCCATGGAAGCAATCTCACCCAACTTTACCAGATCATTATGAATTTGCACTAAAGAGGTTAGGCGGGTTGCTTAAACGTTTGAGGCATACACCCAGTGTACTGTGTCAGTATGATGCAGTTATCAAGGACCAATTAAGTAGGGGAATTATTGAACCAGTGGATGAACTCAAGGCCCCCAGTCATCAAGTGCACTATCTACCCCATCATGCTGTCATTAGGAGTGACAAGGAGACTACCAAACTCAGGGTGGTATATGATGCTTCAGCCAGAACCGACGGTCCGGCATTGAATGATTGTCTGTATACAGGCCCTAAGTTTGGACAGAAGATCATGGACATTATTGTACGGTTCCAGTTTCACAAGGTGGCCCTAGTTGCAGACATTGAAAAGGCGTTCTTAATGGTTTCGGTCTGCCCTAAGGACAGAGATGCCCTCCGATTTCTGTGGGTGGATAGTGTCAATGAGAGAACACCCAAGGTCCTGACTTTCCGTTTCAGTCGTGTTGTTTTCGGTGTATCATCAAGTCCCTTCCTCCTAAATGCTACCATCAGACACCATCTCGAGAAGTACAATGATGTCCACCCAGAATTTGTACAGAGGTTTCTAAGGTCAGTGTATGTTGATGATGTAAGTTTTGGTGCTGATTGTGATGATGACGCATATGAACTGTATTTACGATCCAAGCAGATACTGTCAGAGGGAGGCTTTAACCTCAGAAAGTTCATCACCAATTCGGCAAACTTACAACAGAAAATGAATATGAAAGAGAGTCATTCTACAGTCGATGCAGAAGGCGGACCAGTTAAGGAAGAAGACAAGACTTACATTTGGGGGGAAG ATGAACTACTATTTGACCTCAATGAACTGGCAATATTGATCAGCACCATAGAGCCAACGAAGAGGCACATTGTTGGTGTGACAGCGAAGTTCTACGATCCGCTTGGATTTGTGTCCCCTGTCATTGTTCGCTTTAAGATTCTATTCCAAGAACTCTGTAGTAGCAAGGTAGACTGGGATGTGCCATTGTCAGGCCATTTACTGGATAAATGGAGAGCACTAGTGTCAGGATTCCAAGGAATTACAACGTCAATCCCCAGATGCTACTTCACACTATTAGATAAGGCCTCGAGCCGCTGCAGTCTGCAAGGGTTTTGTGATGCATCATCAGCAGCTTATGCAGCAGTTGTATACCTAAGAATAGAAGGAAGTGCTGGCACAGTTGCAAATTTTGTGGCATCAAAGACACGGGTGGCGCCAACTAGCAAACTATCGATCCCAAGACTTGAGTTTCTGTCTTCATTATTGCTAGCGAACCTTATATCTAACATCTCTGCGGCACTAACGACAGAATTTCTGTTGCAAGAGCCATGTTGTTGTTATACTGACTCGAAGGTAGCACTTTATTGGATTAGAGGGACAACCAAGGAATGGAAGCCATTTGTGGAGAACAGGGTAAACGAAGTGAGGAGATTAGTACCGTCAGAGTATTGGAAGCATTGTCCAGGACAGGAAAATCCTGCAGACCTCCCTTCAAGGGGAATTGCCCCCACAGAATTAGTGACATCCAAACTGTGGAGACACGGACCAGATTGGCTTGTGGACACTAGGTTCATTATTGAAGAGGAGGAGCTGTGTATGCCTGAAGAATGTACTAAGGAGGTGAGAGTTACTCACTGTTATCTCGCATGTAACTCGTCCACTTGGGACTTGTGCAATATTGGGAAGTTAGTTGATTGTGAGAAGTTCAGCCAAATGCGTCGTCTGTTAAGGGTCACAGCCTACGTTATCAAGTTTGCCAATCTCTTTAAGATGAAGGGAAATAACATGGACAATGGGATGGAATTGACGACCTCTGAACTGATGAGAGCTGAAGATCTATGGGTGAAGAAATCCCAAGGGAGCTTACTGCAGCACAAGAGTTTCCGAGCCTGGGAACAACAGTTCCACCTCTTCTTAGATAGTGGAGTTTGGAGGTGCAAGGGGAGGATTGACAATGCGCAAGTCCCGTACTGCACGAGGTACCCCGCATTGTTGGACAAGGAGCACCGTTTCACACAGTTGGTGGTTGAGAATGCGCACAAGAGGGTACTCCACAATGGCGTCAAGGAAACCTTGACGGAAATACGGTCAAAGTTTTGGATTGCCAGAGGTAGGCAGTTTGTTAGACAAGTGCTACTTAACTGCACAGTTTGTCGTAAGACAGAATGTAAGCCATATCCAGTACCGCCAGCACCCCCACTACCTGACTTTAGAGTAAGAGAGGCCCCTGCATTCTCATATACTGGTGTTGATCTGGCAGGACCTCTATACATCAAGGATAAAGGAATCAACACAAATAACAAGGTCTGGATCTGCTTGTACACTTGTTGTGTGACCAGAGCAGTACACCTAGAAATAGTTCCTCGAATGACTGCTGAAGCCTTTATTCGAAGTTTTAAGAGGTTCACAGCCAGACGAGGCTTTCCAGTGATGATGATTTCGGATAATGCTAAGACTTTCAAGTCAGCAGCCAAGACGGTACGATCGGTGATAGATGATCGAGAGGTGCAACAGTATTTGACAGGGCTTAAGACAGAATGGTTTTTCAACTTGGAGAGAGCCCCCTGGTGGGGTGGCATATTTGAGCGTATGGTGAAGTCCACCAAACGTTGCTTGAAGAAGACAATTGGTAAGGCCAAGCTAGCCTATGATGAGCTGCTGATTGCCCTGACAGAGGTAGAAATGATATTAAATTCCAGACCATTGTCTTACGTATCGACAGAAGATATTGAAGAGCCATTAACACCTTCTCACTTGATGACCGGACGAAGACTATTGAGCTTGCCAGATGCGGTTCATTACCGAAGACCAACCAAGGATAGTGAGTTTCGAGTAGATGTGTGTCATGAAACAGTGAACCAAAGAATGAGGCACCTTAATTGTACTCTCAACCACTTTTGGAGAAGGTGGAGAACTGAGTACTTGCTGCAGTTGAGGGAGTGTCATAGTTATGACAAGAGTGGTGTTAAGAATAGAGAGCCGAAGGTTGGTGAAGTTGTGCTGCTATGGAGTGATAGTAAACTCAGGGGGTTGTGGAAATTGGCAAGAGTGCAGCAAATATTGAGAAGTAGAGATGGCCAAGTTAGAGGTACTGTATTGCAGTTGCCCTCTGGGGAGTCTGGCAGTAACATTTTAAGGAGACCACTACAGTATATGTACCCATTGGAAGTGGACTGTAATAGAGATGATACTGTTGAATCTGGTATGAATGTGCTTGAGACTGATAGAAGGATTGATGAGACACCGAACACTGGTTCAGATCTGGCAGTTCAGCAGGTACGTACACCTAACACAAACAGGCCAAAGAGAGCTGCAGCACGGAAAGGCTAA
- the LOC136245924 gene encoding uncharacterized protein, producing MTTSKHISLPTPFSSGDPVEWFRQFEICCRANDWDDETKAKKLPTLLEGEAVAVWFDLSTEEQGTYKTAKEKIVEQMAPARFVTLADFHRRCLRPGESLSVFAHELKRLLEQALPAADGNTSKLRAAGEVTELKVAMERAKLLMTLEQEQEASAAVQSSEVTVLKDQIAHLTEQVAALTTSTRQNRKPATRRCFNCGQPGHLARECQSGNANGAPQRGLGYPKN from the exons ATGACTACGTCGAAGCACATAAGTTTACCTACCCCCTTTTCAAGTGGGGATCCAGTGGAATGGTTCCGGCAGTTCGAAATTTGTTGTCGCGCCAATGATTGGGATGATGAAACTAAGGCGAAGAAATTGCCGACGCTACTAGAGGGGGAGGCGGTAGCAGTGTGGTTTGACCTTTCAACTGAGGAACAGGGGACGTATAAGACAGCGAAAGAGAAGATAGTTGAGCAGATGGCACCTGCTCGGTTCGTGACCTTGGCGGACTTCCACAGAAGGTGTTTGCGGCCTGGTGAATCCTTATCAGTGTTCGCCCATGAATTGAAGCGATTACTGGAACAGGCATTGCCAGCGGCTGACGGCAACACTAGTAAG CTACGCGCTGCGGGCGAAGTTACTGAATTGAAGGTAGCAATGGAGCGGGCCAAGCTGTTAATGACTCTGGAACAGGAGCAGGAAGCGTCAGCAGCAGTCCAGTCATCTGAAGTAACCGTTCTCAAAGATCAGATTGCACATTTGACTGAACAAGTGGCAGCCCTCACTACTTCTACCAGGCAAAACAGGAAACCCGCAA CCAGAAGATGCTTTAATTGTGGACAACCTGGACATTTAGCTAGAGAGTGTCAGTCGGGAAACGCCAACGGGGCACCTCAAAGGGGGCTGGGGTACCCCAAGAACTAA
- the LOC136245925 gene encoding uncharacterized protein, translated as MIQVVKNCIFSLKKPFLNYKVNPLFQARDSTSDSCNYNASQVVNTTPACDSQVVNTTPACDSQVVNTTPACDSQVVNTTPASDSQVVNTTPASDSQVVNTTPPSDSQVVNTTPACDSQVVNTTPASDSQVVNTTPASDSQVVNTTPPSDSQVVNTTPGCDSQVVNTTPASDSQVVNTTPTCDSQVVNTKPACDSQAVNTTPACDSQVVNTTPACDSQVVNTTPACDSQVVNTTPPSDSQVVNTTPPLVIVK; from the exons ATGATTCAAGTTGTTAAA AATTGTAttttttctttgaaaaaaccTTTCCTAAATTATAAAGTGAACCCATTGTTCCAAGCAAGAGATAGCACCTCTGACTCTTGTAACTATAATGCAAGTCAAGTAGTCAACACTACACCAGCCTGTGATAGTCAAGTAGTCAACACCACACCGGCCTGTGATAGTCAAGTAGTCAACACCACACCGGCCTGTGATAGTCAAGTAGTCAATACCACACCGGCTAGTGATAGTCAAGTAGTCAACACCACACCGGCTAGTGATAGTCAAGTAGTCAATACCACACCGCCTAGTGATAGTCAAGTAGTCAATACCACACCGGCCTGTGATAGTCAAGTAGTCAATACCACACCGGCTAGTGATAGTCAAGTAGTCAACACCACACCGGCTAGTGATAGTCAAGTAGTCAATACCACACCGCCTAGTGATAGTCAAGTAGTCAATACCACACCGGGCTGTGATAGTCAAGTAGTCAATACCACACCGGCTAGTGATAGTCAAGTAGTCAATACCACACCGACCTGTGATAGTCAAGTAGTCAATACCAAACCGGCCTGTGATAGTCAAGCAGTCAATACCACACCGGCTTGTGATAGTCAAGTAGTCAATACCACACCGGCCTGTGATAGTCAAGTAGTCAATACCACACCGGCCTGTGATAGTCAAGTAGTCAACACCACACCGCCTAGTGATAGTCAAGTAGTCAACACCACACCACCTCTAGTGATAGTCAAGTAG